In Cotesia glomerata isolate CgM1 linkage group LG3, MPM_Cglom_v2.3, whole genome shotgun sequence, one genomic interval encodes:
- the LOC123262061 gene encoding protein TIS11: MSAAVMSTTIYECSEHLFKSGQKSKDPMSVQAGAGPIPLRRSYTSLVTLFEQHRKLDRSVSEPTSRYKTELCRPFEESGTCKYGDKCQFAHGYNELRNLTRHPKYKTELCRTFHTIGFCPYGPRCHFIHNFEEARIHNEKVNQQLGGVQPNIMGLTPFLSVSAAAANLNISLLEQIATAPHQALTAINNIHSPLIRTNSLNIGTQHTAFTNSPLLRANSLSLMTHHHHNHQTNSVAIGTRPKPLNLSPTFSLGSTAESVSPSSSLSQSPTNSMASFFSDDCAGNPNNNANLSTTAFSFGQDFGLLAATRQSPSPPGAIVNHHSVSDDLIPRTPSPLSPNNESRLPVFNRISSTIGDFENLKI, translated from the exons ATGTCTGCTGCTGTTATGAGCACTACGATATACGAGTGCAGTGAACATCTTtttaag agCGGACAAAAGTCCAAGGATCCAATGAGCGTCCAAGCAGGAGCGGGTCCAATTCCTCTGAGAAGAAGCTACACATCTCTGGTGACTCTGTTCGAGCAGCACCGAAAGCTGGACCGAAGTGTAAGCGAGCCAACTTCAAGGTACAAGACCGAGCTTTGCCGGCCCTTTGAGGAGTCCGGTACCTGTAAGTACGGAGACAAATGTCAATTCGCCCACGGGTACAATGAACTGCGCAATCTTACTCGTCATCCCAAATACAAAACGGAACTCTGTCGCACGTTTCATACCATCGGGTTCTGCCCTTACGGACCTAGGTGCCACTTCATCCACAACTTCGAGGAAGCCAGGATTCACAATGAAAAAGTAAACCAACAACTGGGTGGTGTCCAGCCGAACATCATGGGCCTGACACCCTTTTTGAGTGTCAGCGCAGCAGCTGCcaatttaaatatatcattGCTGGAGCAGATCGCCACTGCGCCTCATCAAGCCTTAACGGCTATTAATAACATCCATTCTCCGTTAATAAGAACCAACTCATTGAACATTGGGACCCAGCACACGGCGTTCACAAATTCACCATTGCTCAGAGCCAACTCGCTCAGTCTTATGACTCACCATCATCACAATCACCAGACAAATTCAGTGGCAATTGGCACTCGACCCAAGCCACTAAATCTCAGCCCGACTTTTTCGCTTGGCAGCACTGCCGAGTCCGTGTCACCGTCTTCGAGTCTCAGCCAGTCACCGACAAACTCTATGGCCAGCTTCTTCAGCGACGACTGTGCTGGCAATCCTAATAATAATGCTAATCTCTCCACAACGGCATTCAGTTTTGGTCAGGATTTTGGACTACTTGCTGCTACTAGACAAAGTCCAAGTCCACCCGGTGCCATTGTTAATCATCATTCTGTCTCTGATGATCTCATACCGAGAACTCCGTCACCATTGTCACCGAACAACGAATCCAGATTACCCGTTTTCAATAGAATCAGCAGTACCATCGGTGATTttgaaaacttgaaaatttaa